The following are from one region of the Takifugu rubripes chromosome 12, fTakRub1.2, whole genome shotgun sequence genome:
- the sla1a gene encoding src like adaptor 1a, with the protein MGNLMRSAIGRPDVSTDTCDGSLKAPEGDIVVLQDYPSAEISEPIYRIGEKLKLVAQGAYWWQVRSVQTGQENIIPNSHAAKVYHGWLFEGVGRQKAEELLSLPGNKVGSFMVRESSRERGTYSLSVKHRSVKHYRIYRLDNSWYYISPSLTFQCLEDMINHYSELADGLCSVLTSPCLSAAIAPLDRSPGAPPVVMRRNFDWNKVDRGQLVSADSCDDSVLSYGVRNSIAAYLSFSESPEATHRRAESRKKKSRSVYVLPDTDYDA; encoded by the exons ATGGGGAACCTGATGAGAAGCGCGATCGGCCGCCCCGACGTCTCCACGGATACCTGCGACGGCTCTTTGAAAG CTCCCGAAGGCGACATCGTGGTGCTGCAGGACTACCCGTCCGCCGAGATCAGCGAGCCCATCTACAGGATAGGAGAGAAGCTCAAGCTTGTGGCCCA AGGGGCTTACTGGTGGCAAGTCCGCTCCGTCCAAACGGGACAGGAGAACATCATACCCAACAGCCACGCTGCCAAGGTCTACCACGG CTGGCTGTTCGAGGGGGTAGGGAGGCAGAAGGCCGAGGAGCTGCTCAGCCTACCTGGGAACAAAGTCGGCTCCTTTATGGTGCGAGAGAGCTCCAGGGAGAGAG GCACGTACTCGCTGTCGGTGAAGCACAGGAGCGTGAAGCACTACCGAATCTACAGACTGGACAACAGCTGGTACTACATCTCCCCCAGCCTCACCTTCCAGTGCCTGGAGGACATGATCAACCACTACTCTG AACTTGCAGATGGCCTGTGTTCTGTGTTGACCTCCCCCTGCCTGTCCGCCGCCATCGCACCGCTGGACAGGAGTCCCGGAGCGCCGCCGGTCGTCATGAGGCGCAATTTTGACTGGAATAAAGtggacag AGGACAGCTGGTCAGCGCTGACAGCTGCGACGACAGCGTGCTGAGCTACGGCGTCAGGAACAGCATCGCCGCCTACCTGTCCTTCTCTGAGAGCCCGGAGGCCACACACAGGAGGGCcgagagcaggaaaaagaagagcaggtcCGTGTACGTGCTCCCTGACACTGACTATGACGCATAA
- the abitram gene encoding protein Abitram, translated as MDNEECKDTQDKAPSVVDRYYTRWYRADMKGKPCEDHCILQHSNRICVVTLAESHPILQNGRQIKSINYQISNGCSRLNNKVSGKSKRGGQFLTDFAPLCRITCTDENEYTIYSCIRGRLLEVNEAILETPSLLLQKPSTDGYIAVILPKFEESKSITENLLSREEFEKVLAKRAASSQLS; from the exons ATGGACAATGAAGAGTGCAAAGACACGCAAGACAAAGCTCCGTCGGTTGTTGACCGATATTACACACGATGGTACAGAGCCG ATATGAAGGGAAAACCGTGTGAGGACCACTGTATCCTGCAACATTCAAACAG AATTTGTGTCGTCACATTAGCAGAATCTCACCCAATCCTCCAGAATGGAAGACAAATCAAAAGCATAAACTATCAAATCAGTAACGGCTGCAGTCGCCTGAATAACAAAGTATCTGGCAAGTCCAAGAGG GGGGGTCAATTCCTCACTGATTTTGCCCCTCTGTGTAGGATAACATGTACAGATGAAAATGAGTACACAATCTACAG CTGCATCAGAGGACGTCTTCTTGAAGTCAACGAGGCTATTTTAGAAACGCCTTCGCTCTTGCTGCAAAAG CCGTCCACCGATGGATACATCGCTGTCATCCTTCCAAAGTTTGAGGAGAGTAAGAGCATCACAGAGAACCTTCTGAGCAGGGAAGAGTTTGAAAAAGTTCTCGCCAAACGTGCTGCTTCGTCGCAGCTTTCTTGA